The following DNA comes from Paenibacillus sp..
TGCGCGACGCAGGGGCGGGCCATGGAGCGGGACTCGAGCGCCCAAGCGAAGCTGATATTGGATAAACTCAAAGCGATGCCCGTGAAGACGCCGGCGGACCAAGTGCTCATCGGCAGCAACAAAAAGCGGGTCGAATTCATTCAATTCGACCTCATGACGAAGGTGCAGCAGTCGCGCAGCCAGGCGGAGGACGCGGTCAAACGGCTGGAGGAGCTGCTTGCGGTGGTGCGGCAAATCGATCGGATTCATGAAGCTCGTTGAATAGGTATGGGAAAAGCGCCGGATGGAGTCCGGCGCTTTCTTTGTTATATCAAGTCGATGTTGTACCGCTTCGCCGCATATTCCCCGGTAATATGCTCCCTCAGCACCTCTTGAATCTTTTCAATATCCCCTCCTAAAAACAAATCCAGCAGTTGCCGATGTTCGGCGTGCTGAATTTCGGTCAAATAATCGTCGTATTTCCCTCGTTCGACAAAGTGCAATCGAATCGGATTCACGATGCCCGCCCAGATCGTATGGATATTGTCGGAATCGCACAGCTTGACCAAATGGTTATGGAACGCGATATCGTTTTCCAGGATGATTTTCTTCGCCTCTTGTTTTCCGTGCTTCAAAGCATCCTTCATCTTGTCGGTATAGCCGGCAAAAGCGGCTGCGTCCTGCTCCGTCATATTCGGCAGCCCGTGGCGTACGGCGTACAGCTCGATCGTCAGCCGAACCGGCAAGAGCACCTCCACGATTTCCTTCGCCGAATATTGCACGACGACGGTGTCTTTATACGGGCGCGTGACGACCAGGCCCTCTTGCTTCAACAAGAGAAGCGCCTCGCGAACCGAGCTTCGGCTGACGCCCATTTGTTCCGCGATGTCGAGCTCGCGCAATTTATCTCCCGGCTTGATGAGACCAGTCAAAATCGCTTGGCGAATTTCGTCGGAAATTTGTTCGCGCAAGAGGGAAGCTTTCG
Coding sequences within:
- a CDS encoding GntR family transcriptional regulator — encoded protein: MSPYPFKKPKASLLREQISDEIRQAILTGLIKPGDKLRELDIAEQMGVSRSSVREALLLLKQEGLVVTRPYKDTVVVQYSAKEIVEVLLPVRLTIELYAVRHGLPNMTEQDAAAFAGYTDKMKDALKHGKQEAKKIILENDIAFHNHLVKLCDSDNIHTIWAGIVNPIRLHFVERGKYDDYLTEIQHAEHRQLLDLFLGGDIEKIQEVLREHITGEYAAKRYNIDLI